The sequence GAATTAAAGTTTTTTATCGGATTGACATTCGGTAAACTTGCAGACGCATAGGTAATATTTAGACTCTTAAGGGCAATCTCATCAGCAGTTGAAAACTCTTGACCGATAAGAGGTAGGTCTTGCGACAGAATGACAATATCTGTTTGAACATCTAAATTGAAGTAGAATTCATATTGATCGGCTGTACCTTTAGGCAAGAAGGTTGCAAAAGTCCCCTTTCCATAATTCAAGGAGGTAGCCTCTAACTTAACCGTATTTTGTGTTAGATTGTATGAAAAACCTGCTTGGGTCAAATCAAGATCAAAAGTTGTTGGTATTGTAACCTTTATCCCCACCGCATCCGCTAGGGATTGTATGCCTAACAGATCATCGGAGGATAAGCTTTTCCAATAACCTGCAAGAACGCTGTTTTTTAGGTTAGAATCAAAAGACACATTGAAATAGCTTCCCCCTATTGTCAGTCCACCTTCTAAGTAATAGGAATTGCTGCTTAAGGAAGCACTCAGATTGCAGTCCACGCTGCCTTGAACAAACGGCAGCGGAAACGTTCCGTCGACATTGCAAAACAAACCCCACGTCCAATTTGTGTTGATCTTATTAAAACTTACCACAAAGTCTGTAACATTTATGGAAGAAAACTGAGAAGGGAGAGATAAGTTACAAAGGTTTGTGGTAATCGTATTGAGATCAATAATGCCTTGATAACTGCCTGATACTAAAAGATTATTATTAGTGGTGTCTATACTTATTTGTATATCGAATAGTCCTTTAAACACCTCTGGATAGAAAGAGAGAACGCCATTAAAACCGAATATGTTGGTAGGGGTGCCCAATGGATCTAAGACTGTGTAAGAGAGCGTCAGAGATTTAACCGTAAATTCGTCTGTTATGGCCCAAGCTGAACCTGCGCTCAATACAAGGGTCATCGATAAAATATTGATCGGGTTTATACAAAGAGTACACGAGGCTTCGACAAAGGTTATAGCACTGAAGCTTTGCTGTAATTCTTGAGGAATATCATTTGTAATATCAGCCGCGGTAAGACCAGGAATCAGTTGCACAACAGTATTTAAACTGGGAGGATTGGTTGAATCGCTCGGCACAATACTGAAACCCACAACAGCGTTATTTTGCAGTTGAGTCTCTAAGTTAAGCCCAATTTGATCCTCGGTGACTGAAAAGTTAAGACTATAACTTTGCATATCATCTAAATCGATCTGGCTGGTTAAGGTGATGATAGGATTGGTAAACTCTAACCCAGGTATAAAATCACTCGGTTGATCGCTCATCAGGCCTGAAAAATTAACAGAGGGCCATACAATATTGTTTTTTCCAATAACGCTCGTATCAACTGATCCTGAAAATAATATTTCGCCACTAGGTGGGGTTGAAAAGAAATTAGAAACAAGACCGACAAATCCGCTATCTAAAGGTAAGAAAGATGCAAAGTTTAACCCTGCCGTTAAGGATAAGGGTTGCGACTGCCACGTGTAAGGTTGTCCATAACTGGAAAAGATAAAACTTGGGCTATTAAAAGAAATATTATAAAAAGGATAGATCACCATATAGGGAAAACTATCAGCAAACTGCCACGCTTGCCCTTGGTTATCCGGTAAAGTCGCATTAATGATCACATCGGTAATATCTTGATTAAGGACGAACTCGATCTGCAAGTTAATAGATGAGAGGTTTAAAAAAGATCCAGTTGCTTGGATCACAAGGCTTGTATCATCAGCTGTCCCAACATTTACAATGTTGACATTAAGAGGCTGAGTAAGCATCAACGCAGACTGTAGGAGGTTATCTAAATCCTCCCGCGGTGTCAGGCCAGCATTACTAATGACGGCTTCAGAAATATTGGTACTATTCAATTGGCTTAAAGTTGTCTGTAAGGTTTGTAAAGTCATCTTTTGGCCTTTTCTTAAATATCAATGATTAAGGGTAAATGATCACTTAGGTCGTGAATCTCTTTGAAGGCTGTTTGAAAAGCTGTTAAGGCCGGATCTATTTGGTTGGGACCGTTCTGGGGGTCTATAATACCCCCCATATATCCTGGTGTTGGTAAAGGCAGAAGACTCTGCTGTTGGCCAGGCGGAATAGCACTAAAAGCAGGATACTGAGGAAAAGCAAGACCTTGGGTAAGATTAACTGGAACATTTGGAGGATTATTAATGCAATTATAAGGAGAGCCCACTATAGGATTGATAATTGTCATGTTAGTTGCCGCATTATTCGGAGGCTGAAGATCGGCTGCATATTTAGTCATAATATTATCAATTGCTCCAGAATCAGATAATCTTTTTTCAGAACCACTTCCCATATAGCCATAACGAGGATAATAGTTTGCTCGAGGAGAGGGGTTTTTTTGTCCAGCAATGTTATAAGGCGTAGCACTATCACCATGTAATAAATGCGTCATACAGTAAGGTTTTATAGTTTCCCAATTACTTGCGTCAGTCCCAGGCCATAATTGAACTGTGTATTTATTATCTCTAAAGGCTTTATATACTTTTGATTCCAAAACTGATTTTTTGGTTGAAGATTGATCATCAACCGTATCTACATTAAAATCGCCTAGAATTATATTGACAGTATTTGTAGGAATTGTTGAGCTGACTCCTCTGGCCCTCAGCATGTTCCACATTGCACCACTGGCTGACGCAGGAGAAGTATGAATAGTGTATATATTAAGATCCCTGTTACCATTTAGATTATTTATTTCTGTAAAAGTAGTTCGGTAAGGTTTACGATCAGAAAGACCGGGGTAGTCTCCATTAACACATTCAGCTGCCAGCTGATTTTCATTGAAGAATACTGCAGGATTAGAATTAGGAACTGTGATATTACTAACTTTATTAGGTAATCCCCGCAAAGCCCATGCCACATAAGGTGTCAGTGGATTAGCAGCTGGAGGGGCAGGGAAATTAGCATCATTAATGTATAAGGGTATAGCTTGCTGGTTGACATTCAAACCCCAAGCACAAGGCCCTGTAAAGATTAATTTGTTACTATTATAGTATACTGCCGTTGTTTCAGATTTTCCTCCTTTTCCTGAACATAAGGGAGGTACCAAACACCACGATTCATTTCTTCTAGTCATCTGAAGAAGAGTTAAGACTGCTGTTAACGCTTCTATTGTATTAGCGTTTCCTAATAATGAACCGTTCACCTTAAACGCCCCTAGATCTCCTGCTGCTCCTTTACCCTCAACAAAACAAATAATATCGGGAGGAGTATTCCCTAGATTGCCAAAAATATAATTCAGGATAAAATTTAATCTTTTGCCAAGTTTTGTTGTACTTTCTGCGTTCTTTGCATTACATGAAAAATTTTGGATATTCCAATAGAGGATTCGTGTCATTGGTTGTAACCACTTTCCTTGTTTATTTATATTTTCTAGTCTTGGATTGAGGAATATTCAGCCAGCTGTGATAGTAATTTAGCTCTAATTTAAGCCTGCCTTCACAGTAAGTTGCTGTCAAACTATTAGGACCACATAATGTTCCTAGAGTTACGGGGTAAGTTACCTTCACAGTTGACAAATTGACGCTAGAATTTTGTGTTTTAGACATACGCTCCTCCTAATGGTTTCAGTACAAGAAAAAGATAGTCAGAAGAATATTGGATGGGGCGATAAGCAGGATGGAGTGAAAAATAATCGAGCAGAAGAAAAATATCTAGCAGGAACTAAAGCCACAAATTATACAACCGATTCTTTTAAAAGCCATATAGTAATAATTTGTACCGACCATACCCCAGCAATAATCCTAAGTAAACCCACTAAAAATTTAGTTTATTTAACCTTGTATTTTAAAAACTTTATCAGTAATATGCTTTACAATTTTCTGTACCGCTATCGTCATCAACTTATCTATTTAAAATCCTGTAAGTTAATACTTATCAAGGTAACTGGCTCCGTCAAGTTGTTGAGATTAATACTCGCCTAGTTTAAAATCCTTTTGAAAAAAGGAGGGTCGAACCATGAGTGAGCGGTATAAAGGCTATCGGATACCTAAAAGCATTATTGGTTATGCTGTGAGACGATATTACCGTTTTAAGCTGAGCTTAAGAGATGTTAGTGAAATGCTTTTAGAACGCGGTGTCGAAGTTACTTATGAAACAATTCGTAATTGGTGTCGTACCTGGGGCCCAGTGTTTGCCAAAACAATACGTCGCAAGAGAGGCTCTTCTTTCAAAGACAAATGGCACATTGATGAAATGAGAATAAAGATCAAGGGAGAAATCTTTTGGCTCTGGCGCTTGATCGATAGTGACGGTGAGGAAATAGAGATTCTTCTCCAAAAAAGACGCAATGCCAAAGCCGCTATACGATTTTTGAAATTTGGCCCTTAAAAGAGTTAGAGTTTCTCCAAGGGTTATGATCACGGATAAACTGAGAAGTTACAGAAAAGCCCACCGTGTCTTATTTAAATCTGTTGAACATCGTTCTCACAAGCGCCTTAATAATCGAATAGAAAACAGCCACCAGCCAACCCGGGAAAAGGAAAGGCAAATGCGAGGTTTTAAAAGTCCTGGTGGTGCGCAAAGATTTCTCAGTAGCATGGGTGTTTTTCTGAATCTTTTAAAAGTTGGTCGATATAAATATTCTGCCCCAGACTATAGACAGAAACTTAAAATAGCTTTTGTGACATTTGATGATATTGTTTCTTCAAGCCAGAATTATGCCTAAAAATAGAAGAAAGGCGCTTCTCTAACTTCTTATCCAAACAACTTGACGGAGCCCCCACACCTTCTTTACGAGAAACATCTTGAACGGTGCTATGAATCAAACTGCGCATAAGATATTTCTCAAGCCCCTTAGTGATTGTTGAGCGCCTATCACACCAATCATACTGCTCTGTGGTTGTTGGATGATCATCACAATGCTCACACTGATAACGTATGGGCTCAATAACCAAATAGACAGGCGTGTCTAAAATTGGTAAATGCCTGATCTTCACTTTGGGGGCCGTTCCATGGCGTTTTGTCGCGGGTTTTCCACACTTATGACACGTGCTATGGCTCTTCTTGCTTCTCACCTCAAGGATAATATTGCCTTGGTTATCAATGCCTTGCGAGATTATTTCAAGGGATTCGATGTCGAGGGAAAGCATAATTTGTGTCATTTTTTCCGGGACCTTCTGGTTTTTGCTCCTACCTTAAATCATTACTGTCCCTCATTGCAATTTCACTATAAACGGAAAAGAGCCATATAATCTTGAGTTTTTAATTATATACTTTTAGCATAATTATACTCCATGAAAATTACTTATTATATCATTTAGAATTTTGCGACAGAATCATTATCTTTTTATTAAAACCATTACCCTGATTCTTAAATTTTTATTTTATTTGCACCATCTAGATCCATTACATAGAAAAAGGAGCTTCAGGACATGTCAGCTGGTA is a genomic window of Candidatus Paracaedibacter acanthamoebae containing:
- a CDS encoding transposase family protein, coding for MTQIMLSLDIESLEIISQGIDNQGNIILEVRSKKSHSTCHKCGKPATKRHGTAPKVKIRHLPILDTPVYLVIEPIRYQCEHCDDHPTTTEQYDWCDRRSTITKGLEKYLMRSLIHSTVQDVSRKEGVGAPSSCLDKKLEKRLSSIFRHNSGLKKQYHQMSQKLF